In Cupriavidus basilensis, the following proteins share a genomic window:
- the hpnJ gene encoding hopanoid biosynthesis associated radical SAM protein HpnJ, with protein MKTLFLQVPSFDGFDGGAGSRYQAKREIKSFWYPTWLAQPAALVPDSRVLDAPADGLGVQETLDIAAGYELVIIHTSTPSFPTDAKFAEELKARHPGVMIGMVGAKPAVDPGGTLGASPAIDFVCREEFDYTCQEVAAGKPLKDVLGLSYKLPDGSQEHNGPRPMIENMDELPFVAPIYQRDLKIDNYFIGYLKHPYVSIYTGRGCRSKCTFCLWPQTVGGHRYRTRSPENVIAEVKWIKENMPEVKEIMFDDDTFTDFKPRVEEIARGLGKLGVTWSCNAKANVPYSTLKIMKENGLRLLLVGYESGDDQILLNIKKGLRTDIARRFTEDCRKLGIIIHGTFILGLPGETRETIEKTIAYAKDINPHTIQVSLAAPYPGTTLYRQAVENGWLEDNKVINLVNDKGVQLAAISYPHLSKEEIYHGVETFYKRFYFRPGKIWEIVREMLGSWDMMKRRLREGVEFFRFLRSHEA; from the coding sequence ATGAAAACCCTCTTCCTCCAGGTGCCTTCCTTCGATGGCTTTGACGGCGGCGCCGGCTCGCGCTACCAAGCCAAGCGCGAGATCAAATCGTTCTGGTACCCGACGTGGCTGGCGCAGCCCGCCGCCCTGGTGCCGGACAGCCGCGTGCTCGACGCGCCCGCCGACGGCCTGGGTGTGCAGGAAACGCTGGATATCGCCGCCGGCTATGAACTGGTCATCATCCATACCAGCACGCCGTCCTTTCCCACCGATGCCAAGTTCGCGGAAGAACTCAAGGCACGCCACCCCGGGGTGATGATCGGCATGGTGGGCGCCAAGCCCGCCGTCGACCCCGGCGGCACGCTCGGCGCGAGCCCCGCCATCGATTTCGTGTGCCGCGAGGAATTCGACTACACCTGCCAGGAGGTGGCCGCCGGCAAGCCGCTCAAGGACGTGCTTGGCCTGAGCTACAAGCTGCCCGATGGCTCGCAGGAGCACAACGGCCCGCGCCCGATGATCGAGAACATGGATGAGTTGCCCTTCGTGGCACCCATCTACCAGCGCGACCTGAAGATCGACAACTACTTCATCGGCTACCTGAAGCACCCCTACGTCTCGATCTATACCGGGCGCGGCTGCCGCTCCAAGTGCACCTTCTGCCTGTGGCCGCAGACCGTGGGCGGGCACCGCTATCGCACGCGCTCCCCGGAGAACGTGATCGCCGAGGTCAAGTGGATCAAGGAGAACATGCCCGAGGTCAAGGAGATCATGTTCGACGACGACACCTTCACGGATTTCAAGCCGCGGGTGGAGGAGATCGCGCGCGGGCTGGGCAAGCTGGGCGTGACGTGGTCCTGCAATGCCAAGGCCAACGTGCCCTACAGCACGCTCAAGATCATGAAGGAGAACGGCCTGCGCTTGCTGCTGGTGGGCTACGAGTCCGGCGACGACCAGATCCTGCTCAATATCAAGAAGGGCCTGCGCACCGATATCGCGCGTCGTTTCACCGAGGACTGCCGCAAGCTCGGCATCATCATCCACGGCACCTTCATCCTCGGCCTGCCCGGCGAGACCCGCGAGACGATCGAGAAGACCATCGCCTACGCGAAGGACATCAACCCGCACACGATCCAGGTCTCGCTGGCAGCGCCCTATCCGGGCACCACGCTATACCGGCAGGCGGTGGAAAACGGCTGGCTGGAAGACAACAAGGTCATCAACCTGGTCAACGACAAGGGCGTGCAGCTGGCCGCGATCAGCTATCCGCACCTGAGCAAGGAAGAGATCTACCATGGCGTGGAAACCTTCTATAAGCGCTTCTACTTCCGTCCGGGCAAGATCTGGGAAATCGTGCGCGAGATGCTGGGCAGCTGGGACATGATGAAGCGCCGCCTGCGCGAAGGGGTGGAGTTCTTCCGATTCCTGCGCTCGCACGAGGCCTGA
- the hpnI gene encoding bacteriohopanetetrol glucosamine biosynthesis glycosyltransferase HpnI: MTLGGLAGPAVAWLAAGYAVAAAWISRRSSPGPAPACVAPDSASLRPVSVLKPLCGAEPRLYENLATLCRQQHPAYQIVFGVRAADDPAIGVVERLRADFPACEIDLVIDPRVHGSNLKASNLINLCASARHAWLVVADSDIAVAPDYLARVTAPLADAPVGVVTCLYRGHPVGGFWSRLGAGFIDHWFAPSVRIAHAGGSRSFCFGATIAMRRDALAAIGGFEALSNRLADDFWLGELVRRRGLETVLSDEMVTTDVTESSLSDLWAHELRWMRTIRSLNPAGFAFTFITFTWPMLALAAWLSPQPLVLAAVLVGGLARSILAGRIGAALMAPLRDTLLLVEWAVALAGSQVRWRDRILPVRDPPTADAPPQPRAPVARAAMEPYQGARVTRRPLPLMTEGTDNGVPERQSSRSTNGLNPPRLL; encoded by the coding sequence ATGACGTTGGGAGGGCTTGCTGGTCCGGCAGTGGCATGGCTCGCGGCAGGATATGCCGTGGCGGCGGCGTGGATCAGCCGACGGTCCTCGCCCGGCCCAGCCCCCGCCTGCGTAGCCCCGGATAGCGCGAGCCTTCGCCCGGTGAGCGTGCTCAAGCCACTGTGCGGCGCCGAGCCTCGTCTCTACGAAAACCTGGCCACCTTGTGCCGACAGCAGCACCCCGCCTACCAGATCGTGTTTGGCGTACGCGCCGCCGACGATCCTGCCATTGGCGTGGTGGAGCGCTTGCGCGCCGATTTCCCCGCCTGCGAGATCGACCTGGTCATCGATCCCCGGGTGCATGGCAGCAATCTCAAGGCCAGCAACCTGATCAACCTTTGCGCCAGCGCGCGCCACGCATGGCTGGTGGTCGCCGATAGCGACATTGCCGTGGCGCCGGATTATCTGGCACGCGTTACCGCCCCCCTGGCCGATGCCCCGGTCGGTGTGGTGACTTGCCTGTATCGCGGCCATCCGGTCGGCGGCTTCTGGTCGCGCCTGGGGGCGGGATTTATCGACCACTGGTTCGCGCCTTCGGTGCGGATCGCCCACGCGGGCGGCTCCCGCAGTTTTTGCTTTGGCGCCACCATTGCCATGCGGCGTGACGCGCTGGCCGCAATTGGCGGGTTCGAAGCGCTTTCCAACCGGCTTGCTGACGATTTCTGGCTGGGCGAGCTGGTTCGGCGGCGGGGTCTGGAGACAGTGCTGTCGGATGAGATGGTCACCACCGATGTGACGGAATCCAGTCTTTCTGATCTCTGGGCGCATGAATTGCGGTGGATGCGCACCATCCGCTCGCTCAATCCGGCTGGCTTCGCCTTCACCTTCATCACGTTCACCTGGCCGATGCTGGCGCTGGCCGCCTGGCTTTCGCCGCAGCCGCTGGTGCTGGCCGCGGTGCTGGTGGGCGGGTTGGCGCGCAGCATCCTGGCCGGGCGCATCGGCGCCGCGCTGATGGCGCCGCTGCGTGATACCCTGCTGCTCGTGGAGTGGGCGGTTGCACTGGCTGGTTCGCAGGTGCGCTGGCGCGATCGGATATTGCCGGTGCGAGACCCGCCCACAGCCGACGCGCCGCCGCAGCCGCGCGCGCCGGTGGCGCGTGCGGCCATGGAACCTTACCAGGGTGCTCGCGTAACGCGTCGCCCCCTTCCCTTGATGACGGAGGGGACAGACAATGGCGTGCCGGAACGCCAGTCGTCCCGTTCGACAAACGGCTTGAATCCCCCGAGGCTGCTATGA
- a CDS encoding RraA family protein, translating into MDIDMDIDMDVDMDVEGSLPDMVRDFERVRPDLIEQASRFAASIFADVAGRRGGMHGRIAPLDRASRFCGTALTVEVRPGDNLMIHAAMALAKPGDVIVVDGKGDQSCALMGAIMTNQCKALGVAAVVLDAASRDADEIRELGFPMYSVGTNPNGPTKLVPGRVNHPIQCGGVTVRAGDLVIGDADGVVVIEREKVAGLIGRAAEKVTAERKRIDGIRSGQALRPAWLDASLRAAGVLKEGEAL; encoded by the coding sequence ATGGACATCGACATGGACATCGACATGGACGTCGACATGGACGTCGAGGGCAGCCTGCCGGATATGGTCCGGGACTTCGAGCGTGTTCGCCCGGACCTGATCGAGCAGGCGTCTCGGTTCGCCGCTTCGATCTTCGCGGATGTGGCGGGGCGCCGGGGCGGCATGCACGGGCGCATCGCACCGCTCGACCGCGCGAGCCGCTTCTGCGGGACCGCGCTCACGGTCGAAGTCCGGCCGGGGGACAACCTGATGATTCACGCCGCCATGGCGCTCGCAAAGCCAGGCGACGTGATTGTGGTGGACGGCAAGGGCGACCAGTCGTGCGCGCTGATGGGTGCCATCATGACGAACCAGTGCAAGGCGCTTGGCGTGGCGGCGGTGGTGCTGGACGCGGCATCGCGCGACGCCGATGAGATTCGTGAACTGGGCTTTCCGATGTATTCCGTTGGCACAAATCCAAATGGTCCCACCAAGCTTGTGCCCGGCCGCGTCAACCATCCGATTCAATGCGGCGGCGTCACGGTCAGGGCCGGTGATCTTGTGATCGGCGACGCCGATGGCGTGGTGGTGATCGAGCGCGAAAAGGTGGCCGGGCTGATCGGGAGGGCGGCCGAGAAGGTGACGGCGGAGCGAAAGCGGATCGACGGCATCCGGTCAGGCCAGGCATTGCGCCCGGCCTGGCTCGACGCGTCCTTGCGGGCGGCGGGCGTGCTCAAGGAGGGCGAGGCGCTCTGA
- a CDS encoding Bug family tripartite tricarboxylate transporter substrate binding protein — translation MNFLLKCLRLVAAGLPLLATAAHGEPAYPSRPIRILVGFSPGGSNDIVARLLAPKLSEALGQQVLIDNRPGAGGNIAADTMLKAPADGHTLMICTTGMLSIQPSLQKVSYDPQTDIIPVSLIANTPYIALVNAALPIHNVRELIAYAKANPGKLNFASSGNGTAGHLAGEMLKLRAGINIVHVPYKGTGQAMTDLLGGQVSLIFDQPISSLPYAKSGKLRVLGVASLQRLQSLPDVPTFAESGVPGFDPVAWTGLCAAKGTPASVVARLQHDVAQVLRQPEIAQRLSQDGMEVVGSTSDKFREFLATDKRKWVSVIKEANVTLN, via the coding sequence ATGAACTTTCTGCTGAAGTGTCTTCGCCTCGTCGCGGCGGGCTTGCCGCTGCTTGCCACGGCTGCCCATGGCGAGCCCGCGTATCCCTCGAGGCCGATCCGCATCCTTGTGGGCTTTTCTCCTGGTGGCTCGAACGATATCGTCGCCCGTCTGCTTGCGCCCAAGCTGTCCGAGGCCCTGGGCCAGCAGGTGCTGATCGACAACCGCCCCGGCGCCGGCGGCAACATCGCGGCCGACACCATGCTCAAGGCGCCAGCCGATGGCCACACGCTGATGATCTGCACCACGGGGATGCTGTCCATCCAGCCGTCCTTGCAGAAGGTCAGCTACGATCCGCAGACCGACATCATTCCGGTGTCCCTGATCGCCAACACGCCATATATCGCGCTGGTCAACGCGGCGCTGCCCATCCACAACGTCAGGGAGCTGATCGCGTATGCCAAGGCCAATCCGGGCAAACTGAACTTTGCTTCGTCCGGTAATGGCACGGCGGGCCACCTCGCGGGCGAGATGCTCAAGCTGCGTGCCGGCATCAACATTGTCCATGTGCCTTACAAGGGCACGGGCCAGGCGATGACGGACCTGCTCGGCGGCCAGGTCTCCCTGATCTTCGATCAGCCCATCAGCTCATTGCCTTACGCGAAATCCGGAAAGCTGCGCGTGCTTGGCGTGGCGTCGCTGCAGCGCCTGCAATCGCTGCCCGACGTGCCGACATTCGCGGAGTCGGGCGTGCCGGGGTTTGACCCCGTGGCGTGGACCGGGCTTTGCGCGGCCAAGGGCACGCCGGCCAGCGTGGTGGCGCGTTTGCAGCACGACGTGGCGCAGGTGCTGCGCCAGCCGGAGATTGCGCAGCGCCTGAGCCAGGACGGCATGGAGGTGGTTGGCAGCACGTCGGATAAATTCCGCGAGTTCCTGGCCACCGACAAGCGCAAATGGGTCAGCGTGATCAAAGAAGCCAACGTCACGCTGAACTAA
- a CDS encoding pyridoxal phosphate-dependent aminotransferase: MLSLTDRLNRIKPSPSSMAGQRVRELRAAGRDVIGLTAGEPDFETPAHIREAAWRAMQAGKTRYTDVGGTAELRHAAAQKFKRENGLDYAASEIIVSTGAKQVIFNALMCTVQQGDEVIVPAPYWVSYPDITLFAGGVPVFVACQAENGFKLTPEELERAISARTRWLILNSPNNPSGAAYTRTELVAIAEVLERHPHVWVMTDDIYEHLTYDGAAFVTLAQAAPSLKARTLTINGVSKAYAMTGWRIGYAGAPAPLIKAMVKLQSQSTSGANAVAQAAAIAALDGPQDFIAANKAVFQARRDRVVAALGQVDGIHCQAPAGAFYVFASCEALIGARTPHGSVIRSSDDWVNWVLDSQDLAVLQGSAYGVDTHFRLSFAASMAQLDEGCRRIEAAAAALIR; this comes from the coding sequence ATGCTTTCGCTCACCGACCGACTCAACCGAATCAAGCCCTCTCCCAGTTCCATGGCGGGCCAACGCGTGCGGGAGCTCCGCGCCGCGGGGCGCGATGTGATCGGCCTCACCGCCGGGGAGCCGGACTTCGAGACCCCGGCCCACATCCGGGAAGCCGCCTGGCGTGCGATGCAAGCCGGCAAGACGCGCTACACCGATGTGGGGGGCACGGCCGAGCTGCGCCACGCCGCCGCGCAAAAATTCAAGCGGGAGAACGGTCTCGACTATGCGGCCAGCGAGATCATCGTCAGCACCGGCGCCAAGCAGGTCATCTTCAATGCGCTCATGTGCACGGTGCAACAGGGCGACGAGGTCATCGTGCCCGCGCCATACTGGGTGTCGTACCCGGATATCACGCTGTTTGCCGGTGGCGTGCCGGTGTTCGTGGCATGCCAGGCGGAGAACGGGTTCAAGCTCACGCCCGAGGAGCTCGAGCGTGCCATCTCCGCGCGCACTCGCTGGCTGATCCTCAATTCGCCGAACAACCCCAGCGGCGCCGCCTATACCCGCACGGAGCTGGTTGCCATTGCCGAGGTACTGGAGCGTCACCCGCACGTCTGGGTGATGACGGATGACATCTACGAGCACCTCACTTACGACGGCGCCGCCTTTGTCACGCTGGCGCAAGCCGCTCCGTCACTGAAGGCGCGCACGCTGACCATCAACGGCGTCTCGAAAGCCTACGCGATGACGGGCTGGCGCATCGGCTACGCCGGCGCGCCTGCGCCGCTCATCAAGGCGATGGTGAAGCTGCAATCGCAAAGCACGTCCGGTGCCAATGCGGTGGCGCAGGCCGCGGCGATCGCGGCGCTGGACGGCCCGCAGGACTTCATCGCGGCCAACAAGGCGGTGTTCCAGGCGCGCCGGGACAGGGTCGTTGCCGCGCTCGGGCAGGTCGACGGCATTCACTGCCAGGCGCCAGCCGGCGCCTTCTATGTCTTTGCTTCGTGCGAAGCGCTGATCGGCGCGCGCACGCCGCACGGCTCGGTGATCCGGTCCAGCGACGACTGGGTCAACTGGGTGCTGGACTCGCAGGATCTGGCGGTACTGCAGGGCTCCGCCTACGGCGTCGATACGCACTTCCGGCTTTCGTTTGCCGCCAGCATGGCGCAACTGGACGAGGGCTGCCGCCGGATCGAAGCCGCGGCCGCCGCATTGATTCGCTAG
- a CDS encoding LysR family transcriptional regulator, whose translation MSVTFKQLEAFYSCVTHASFSSAATKLHATQSAMSKRVGELEAILGVQLVHRTPKGLVPTHAGSRLLTLAEDAMRLRERINAEVGQVDKLTGTYRIGVTELIALTWLTKLLKELKNRHPDLQLEPVVDAGMNLFEGLEANKIDLAILPGTFWGEAYKTVEVGRVEDLWMASPNLALPDRPLRPEEFARYPVLEQSIGSAKNTFYGAWRREHGFRFKKVFATNSLTVLRALTIEGLGISQLALDYFATDIERGLLRVVKSDPMPPPLVYSAVYRDDAFSAALDVIAEVGRLVCDFSRGPHDLAVTR comes from the coding sequence ATGTCAGTCACGTTCAAGCAACTCGAAGCCTTCTACTCCTGTGTGACGCATGCATCCTTCAGCTCGGCGGCGACCAAGCTCCACGCGACGCAATCGGCCATGTCCAAGCGTGTCGGCGAACTGGAGGCGATCCTGGGCGTGCAACTCGTCCACCGCACGCCAAAGGGCCTCGTGCCCACCCATGCCGGCAGCCGGCTCCTGACCCTCGCCGAAGACGCCATGCGGCTGCGCGAGCGGATCAATGCCGAGGTCGGGCAGGTCGACAAGCTCACCGGCACCTACCGCATCGGCGTCACCGAGCTCATCGCGCTGACCTGGCTGACCAAGCTGCTCAAGGAACTCAAGAACCGGCATCCAGACCTTCAACTGGAACCGGTGGTCGATGCGGGCATGAACTTGTTCGAAGGCCTGGAGGCAAACAAGATCGACCTGGCGATCCTGCCGGGCACGTTCTGGGGCGAAGCCTACAAGACGGTGGAGGTCGGCCGCGTGGAAGATCTGTGGATGGCAAGCCCCAACCTCGCGTTACCCGACAGGCCGCTGCGCCCCGAAGAATTTGCCCGGTATCCCGTGCTGGAGCAATCCATCGGGTCCGCGAAGAACACCTTCTACGGCGCTTGGCGCCGGGAGCATGGATTCAGGTTCAAGAAGGTATTTGCCACCAACAGCCTGACCGTATTGAGAGCACTGACCATCGAAGGACTCGGCATCAGCCAGCTTGCCCTGGACTACTTCGCCACGGATATCGAGCGAGGGCTCCTGCGCGTGGTAAAGAGCGACCCCATGCCACCGCCCCTGGTTTACTCCGCCGTGTACCGGGACGATGCCTTCAGCGCGGCGCTGGATGTCATTGCCGAGGTCGGCCGGCTTGTGTGCGACTTCTCGCGCGGACCGCATGATCTTGCGGTGACGCGGTGA
- a CDS encoding TPM domain-containing protein: protein MENVKRIVRHLLMTHWQVRQAFPQETLRAIEQAIAESESTHIGQLCFAVEGALSLTSLFKGGLARARAVEVFSQLRVWDTEHNNGVLIYLLLADRSVEIVADRGIHAKVEPGEWDVVCREMEAAFRRAEYQRGVIAGVQAISRHLGRHFPAQASGKNELSDRPMIL, encoded by the coding sequence ATGGAAAACGTCAAACGCATCGTTAGGCATCTGCTGATGACTCACTGGCAGGTCAGGCAAGCCTTCCCGCAGGAGACCCTGCGCGCAATCGAGCAAGCCATTGCAGAAAGCGAGTCGACACATATCGGACAGCTCTGTTTTGCGGTGGAGGGGGCGCTGAGCCTCACGAGCCTATTCAAGGGGGGGCTGGCGCGCGCGCGTGCCGTCGAAGTCTTCTCTCAGTTGCGCGTCTGGGATACAGAACATAACAATGGTGTCCTGATTTACCTATTGCTGGCAGATCGCAGCGTTGAAATTGTTGCTGACCGTGGCATCCACGCGAAGGTCGAGCCCGGTGAGTGGGATGTCGTTTGCAGGGAAATGGAGGCTGCCTTCCGACGCGCTGAGTATCAACGTGGTGTTATCGCCGGCGTTCAGGCCATCAGCCGGCATCTGGGCAGGCATTTTCCCGCGCAGGCCAGCGGCAAGAACGAGTTGAGCGACAGACCAATGATTCTCTGA
- a CDS encoding TPM domain-containing protein, translating into MNLLSAARGLLLALTAFASLGAIADVAVPPLTARVTDMTGTLTREQQASLDQTLQAFEAKKGAQVAILIVPTTQPETIEQYSLRVVEQWKLGRKRVDDGALLIIAKDDRTLRIEVGYGLEGVLTDAASKRIISEDIVPRFKQRDFYGGVAAGVDRMLGVIGGEPLPPPKETAGDRGDTVRQLMPILLVLTLVLGGVLRSMLGRFPGAVATGGAVGVVAWMLSGAIFAAIVAAAIALLFTLLGGGHMGLLGIGGRSGGRSGSGGFGGGGGGFGGGGASGKW; encoded by the coding sequence GTGAACCTGCTCTCGGCAGCACGAGGCCTGCTTCTAGCACTGACAGCCTTTGCGTCTCTCGGGGCCATTGCCGATGTTGCTGTTCCGCCGTTGACCGCGCGAGTGACGGACATGACTGGCACGCTCACGCGCGAGCAGCAGGCGTCCCTGGACCAGACGCTGCAGGCCTTCGAAGCAAAGAAGGGAGCGCAAGTTGCGATTCTCATCGTTCCCACCACCCAACCTGAAACCATCGAGCAGTACTCCCTTCGCGTGGTTGAGCAATGGAAGCTGGGACGCAAGCGCGTAGATGACGGCGCACTGCTCATCATTGCCAAGGATGACCGCACGCTTCGTATTGAGGTGGGCTACGGCCTCGAAGGCGTCCTGACTGACGCTGCGAGCAAGCGCATCATCAGTGAGGATATCGTGCCTCGATTCAAGCAGCGCGATTTTTACGGCGGCGTGGCGGCAGGCGTTGACCGCATGCTTGGGGTTATCGGAGGGGAGCCACTGCCACCGCCAAAGGAAACGGCAGGGGATAGGGGGGACACTGTCCGGCAACTGATGCCAATCCTTCTTGTGCTCACTCTGGTTCTGGGTGGGGTATTGCGGTCCATGCTGGGGAGGTTCCCGGGTGCAGTCGCGACCGGTGGCGCCGTCGGTGTGGTCGCGTGGATGCTTTCCGGCGCCATCTTTGCTGCCATCGTTGCGGCGGCAATCGCGCTCTTGTTTACGCTGCTGGGCGGCGGGCACATGGGCTTGCTGGGTATCGGGGGCCGCTCGGGTGGCCGCTCGGGCTCTGGGGGATTCGGTGGCGGTGGCGGCGGCTTTGGCGGCGGCGGTGCCTCGGGCAAGTGGTGA
- a CDS encoding LemA family protein, whose product MRRIWSVLVVLLAASLTGCGYNTIQSQDEQVKAGWSEVVNQYQRRADLVPNLVNTVKGYASHEREVLTQVTEARARVGSIQATPALLNDPQAFAQFQAAQQQLSGSLSRLLAVSENYPQLKADAGFRDLQAQLEGTENRISIARNRYIQAVQAYNVTVRAFPSNLTAMVFSYKVKPNFSVADEAGIAKPPQVGFGATPASAPGGAK is encoded by the coding sequence GTGCGCAGAATATGGTCGGTGCTTGTTGTACTGCTCGCAGCTAGCCTCACAGGATGTGGCTATAACACCATCCAGTCGCAGGATGAGCAGGTTAAGGCGGGTTGGTCCGAGGTGGTGAACCAGTACCAACGTCGCGCGGACCTGGTACCAAATCTGGTGAATACCGTCAAAGGCTACGCAAGCCACGAAAGGGAAGTGCTGACGCAGGTGACTGAAGCCCGTGCTCGCGTCGGTTCAATCCAGGCCACGCCCGCGCTGCTCAACGACCCGCAGGCGTTTGCCCAGTTCCAGGCCGCCCAGCAACAACTCTCCGGGTCCCTGTCCCGGCTTCTCGCCGTATCGGAGAACTACCCTCAGCTGAAGGCGGATGCTGGTTTCCGCGACCTGCAGGCCCAGCTCGAAGGCACTGAGAACAGGATTTCCATTGCGCGAAATCGATATATTCAGGCCGTACAGGCCTACAACGTGACTGTGCGTGCGTTTCCTTCGAATCTGACGGCGATGGTGTTTAGCTATAAGGTAAAACCAAATTTCAGTGTCGCCGACGAAGCGGGTATCGCCAAGCCACCACAAGTTGGATTCGGTGCGACGCCGGCCAGCGCCCCTGGGGGTGCCAAGTGA
- a CDS encoding methionine adenosyltransferase: protein MLASENIALSIAKAPSQWDARTEMCEHKGIGHPDSICDGAVEAGARALCRAYLETYGSIQHFNLDKALLIGGMSAPKFGGGELLRPMRLIVSGPVTNLPSATAEAVVEQAIREYLTASLGGIGNTIHIELVLRPSAPNLRRVTGYSVPLSNDTSFGVGYAPYSSLESSVLSVAHLLNSSGFRDAFKAAGHDYKVMGSRLDAHHRLTVALAFVDQDVHRVEEYFTLKNEITSLLARHIRPLCEIEINTLDDPAARDESGLYLTVTGLSAEHGDDGEVGRGNRVNGLITPYRPMSLEAAAGKNPASHVGKLYNVLAHRLAAHIEANVDGVDVVFIRLLSSIGRPIDQPQLVAIDVTAADGLSTARQQQIRYLVGQQLAELPALVKELVSGTAPVF from the coding sequence ATGCTGGCCTCGGAGAACATTGCGCTTTCCATCGCGAAGGCGCCATCACAGTGGGACGCGCGCACTGAGATGTGCGAGCACAAGGGTATTGGTCATCCGGACAGTATTTGCGACGGTGCGGTCGAGGCTGGCGCCCGCGCCCTATGCCGGGCTTACCTCGAGACCTACGGGTCAATCCAGCATTTCAATCTCGACAAGGCGCTGCTGATTGGCGGCATGAGTGCACCGAAATTCGGAGGCGGTGAGCTGCTGCGCCCAATGCGATTGATAGTCTCCGGCCCGGTGACCAACCTGCCGTCGGCCACGGCTGAGGCAGTCGTTGAGCAGGCCATTCGCGAGTACCTGACAGCAAGCTTAGGCGGGATTGGCAATACGATTCACATCGAGCTCGTTCTGCGCCCTTCGGCTCCGAACCTCCGGCGGGTGACTGGCTACTCCGTCCCTCTGTCCAACGACACGTCCTTTGGTGTCGGCTATGCGCCATACTCCAGCCTTGAAAGCTCGGTGCTGTCTGTCGCGCACCTTCTCAACTCAAGTGGATTCAGGGACGCTTTCAAGGCGGCAGGCCACGACTACAAGGTCATGGGAAGTCGACTGGATGCGCATCACCGCCTCACCGTTGCTCTCGCGTTTGTCGACCAAGATGTGCACCGCGTCGAGGAATACTTCACGCTGAAGAATGAAATTACGTCGCTTCTTGCCAGGCACATCCGTCCTTTATGCGAGATTGAAATCAATACCCTGGACGACCCCGCTGCCCGCGACGAAAGCGGACTCTACCTGACCGTCACAGGCCTGAGCGCGGAACACGGTGACGACGGTGAAGTGGGTCGTGGGAACCGGGTCAATGGCTTGATTACACCCTATCGACCCATGTCGCTGGAGGCTGCGGCGGGGAAGAACCCGGCTTCGCATGTCGGCAAGCTCTACAACGTGTTAGCCCATCGGCTGGCAGCGCATATTGAGGCCAACGTGGATGGCGTGGATGTCGTCTTCATCCGGCTGCTGTCTTCGATTGGGCGCCCAATCGACCAGCCGCAACTGGTCGCAATCGATGTGACCGCGGCAGATGGGCTCTCGACCGCCCGACAACAGCAAATCCGTTACCTCGTTGGGCAGCAACTGGCGGAGCTCCCCGCCTTGGTAAAGGAACTGGTCAGCGGAACGGCGCCAGTCTTTTAG